Proteins from a genomic interval of Rhodococcus rhodochrous:
- a CDS encoding alpha/beta fold hydrolase produces MPVPDPSTVRYPGPWTHRDIHANGIRFHAVEAGPHDPDTPLVVFVHGFADLWWSWRHQLTAFADLGYRAVAVDLRGYGDTDKPPRGYDGWTLSNDIAGLIRALGHTEAILVGHADGGLVCWATAVLHPHVVRAIAVVDSPHPISLRDATLRDRAQRNALLPTFLAYQLPWRPERKLVRDNGLEIERLLRVRCGPDWRRTDEFADVVDRLRTAIRIPGTAHLTLEYQRWAFRSQWRPDGRRFMKAMDVELTLPILQLHGALDPYVLAATLRRCVRHAPGRILKFVDGAGHYAHQEKPEAVTGLLADFVRGLD; encoded by the coding sequence GTGCCCGTCCCCGACCCGTCCACGGTCCGGTATCCCGGACCGTGGACGCATCGAGACATCCACGCCAACGGCATCCGTTTCCATGCCGTCGAAGCCGGCCCGCACGACCCGGACACACCGCTCGTGGTGTTCGTGCACGGCTTCGCCGACCTGTGGTGGTCGTGGCGTCACCAGCTCACCGCCTTCGCCGATCTCGGTTACCGGGCGGTCGCGGTGGACCTGCGCGGTTACGGCGACACGGACAAGCCGCCGCGCGGATACGACGGCTGGACGCTCTCGAACGACATCGCGGGACTGATCCGTGCGCTCGGGCACACCGAGGCGATCCTCGTGGGCCACGCCGACGGCGGCCTCGTGTGCTGGGCGACCGCGGTGCTCCATCCCCATGTCGTGCGGGCGATCGCGGTCGTCGACTCCCCGCACCCCATCTCGCTGCGCGACGCGACCCTGCGCGACCGCGCGCAACGCAACGCTCTGCTGCCGACCTTCCTCGCCTACCAGCTGCCGTGGCGTCCCGAACGGAAACTGGTCCGCGACAACGGCCTGGAGATCGAACGGCTGCTGCGTGTGCGGTGCGGCCCGGACTGGCGTCGCACCGACGAGTTCGCCGACGTCGTCGACCGGTTGCGCACCGCGATCCGCATCCCGGGCACGGCGCACCTGACCCTCGAATACCAACGCTGGGCGTTCCGCAGCCAGTGGCGTCCCGACGGTCGCCGTTTCATGAAGGCCATGGACGTCGAGCTCACCCTGCCGATCCTGCAACTGCACGGCGCGCTGGATCCCTACGTGCTCGCCGCGACCCTGCGGCGCTGCGTGCGCCACGCCCCCGGACGGATCCTGAAATTCGTCGACGGGGCCGGCCACTACGCCCACCAGGAGAAACCCGAAGCGGTGACGGGACTGCTCGCCGACTTCGTCCGTGGACTCGACTGA
- a CDS encoding DUF4177 domain-containing protein, translating to MSETTTWEYATVPLLTHATKQILDQWGADGWELVTVLPGPTGEQHVAYLKRPKG from the coding sequence ATGAGTGAAACCACCACATGGGAATACGCAACCGTGCCGCTGCTCACGCACGCGACCAAGCAGATCCTCGACCAGTGGGGTGCCGACGGCTGGGAGCTCGTCACCGTCCTGCCCGGCCCCACCGGTGAGCAGCACGTCGCCTACCTCAAGCGTCCGAAGGGCTGA
- a CDS encoding MBL fold metallo-hydrolase, with amino-acid sequence MALVHPAYAQLRQVTENAAVILAENPSIMSLEGTNTWILRAPGSDECVVVDPGPLDEGHLERIAQVPVAATLISHRHFDHTEGAERFSQLAECPVHAVLPEHRHGGGQQLSDGDVVEAAGLRIRVVATPGHTADSLSFVIEQDRSVLTADTILGRGTTVLDDSDGDLGDYLRSLRSLIGLGGGYTVLPGHGPELPDLETIAREYLAHREGRLEQVRGALRTLGTDASARQVVEHVYADVDPSLWGAAEKSVNVQLEYLRSHS; translated from the coding sequence ATGGCGCTGGTCCACCCCGCCTACGCGCAGTTGCGGCAGGTCACCGAGAACGCCGCGGTGATCCTGGCCGAGAACCCCTCGATCATGTCCCTCGAGGGAACGAACACCTGGATCCTCCGGGCGCCCGGCAGCGATGAGTGCGTCGTGGTCGATCCGGGTCCCCTCGACGAAGGGCATCTCGAGCGGATCGCGCAGGTGCCGGTGGCGGCGACCCTCATCAGTCACCGCCACTTCGACCACACCGAGGGTGCCGAGCGTTTCTCGCAGCTCGCGGAATGCCCGGTGCACGCGGTGCTGCCGGAACACCGCCACGGCGGTGGGCAGCAACTGTCCGACGGCGACGTCGTCGAGGCAGCGGGTCTGCGCATCCGGGTCGTCGCGACCCCGGGGCACACCGCCGACTCGCTGTCGTTCGTGATCGAACAGGACCGCAGTGTGCTCACTGCCGACACCATCCTCGGCCGCGGTACGACCGTGCTCGACGACTCCGACGGCGACCTCGGCGACTACCTGCGGTCGCTGAGGTCGCTCATCGGACTCGGCGGCGGCTACACGGTGCTGCCCGGGCACGGCCCCGAGCTGCCCGACCTCGAGACGATCGCGCGGGAGTACCTCGCACACCGGGAAGGCCGGCTCGAGCAGGTGCGCGGTGCACTGCGCACCCTCGGCACCGACGCCTCCGCGCGGCAGGTCGTCGAGCACGTCTACGCCGACGTCGACCCCTCGCTGTGGGGTGCGGCGGAGAAGTCGGTCAACGTGCAGCTGGAGTACCTGCGCAGCCACAGCTGA
- a CDS encoding ArsA family ATPase — protein MVASPTSHSGEWPAGAAQARLHFVSGKGGTGKSTVAAALALALAAGGRKVLLVETEGRQGIAQLFDVPPLPPVETKIATAPGGGEVSALAIDIEAAFLEYLDMFYNLGFAGRAMRRMGAIEFVTTLAPGLRDVILTGKIKETVVRTDASGTPVYDAVVVDSPPTGRIGSFLDVTKAMADLAKSGPIRSQSEGVVRLLHSDQTVVHLVTLLEALPVQETADAVDELEAADLRMGTVIVNRTAPEHLPEELVDDVAAGRIAGPAVRTTLEKVSIKLSDDDFAGLLTETIEHAAVLQAQQVSAAQLDEVKVARMSLPALADGVDLGGLYELADALAEQGVR, from the coding sequence ATCGTGGCATCTCCGACATCACATTCCGGCGAATGGCCGGCAGGCGCCGCCCAGGCGCGACTGCACTTCGTGTCCGGCAAGGGTGGCACCGGGAAGTCCACCGTGGCCGCGGCGCTCGCGCTGGCGCTCGCCGCCGGAGGTCGCAAGGTCCTGCTCGTCGAGACCGAGGGACGTCAGGGCATCGCGCAGCTGTTCGACGTCCCGCCGCTCCCGCCGGTCGAGACGAAGATCGCGACCGCGCCGGGTGGCGGGGAGGTGTCGGCTCTCGCGATCGACATCGAGGCGGCCTTCCTCGAATACCTCGACATGTTCTACAACCTCGGATTCGCAGGTCGCGCGATGCGACGGATGGGGGCGATCGAGTTCGTGACCACGCTCGCGCCGGGTCTGCGCGACGTGATCCTCACCGGCAAGATCAAGGAGACGGTGGTGCGGACCGACGCGTCGGGTACCCCCGTCTACGACGCGGTCGTCGTCGATTCCCCGCCTACCGGCCGCATCGGCAGCTTCCTCGACGTCACCAAGGCCATGGCCGATCTCGCGAAGTCCGGTCCGATCCGGTCGCAGAGCGAGGGCGTGGTCCGGCTGCTGCACTCCGACCAGACCGTGGTCCACCTGGTGACCCTGCTCGAGGCTCTGCCGGTGCAGGAGACGGCCGACGCGGTGGACGAACTCGAGGCCGCCGATCTCCGGATGGGCACGGTGATCGTCAACCGCACCGCCCCCGAACACCTGCCCGAGGAACTCGTCGACGACGTCGCCGCCGGCCGCATCGCGGGGCCCGCGGTCCGGACGACCCTGGAGAAGGTGTCCATCAAGCTGTCCGACGACGATTTCGCCGGCCTGCTGACCGAGACCATCGAGCACGCCGCGGTACTCCAGGCGCAACAGGTGAGCGCCGCTCAACTCGACGAAGTGAAGGTGGCACGCATGTCCCTACCGGCCCTGGCCGACGGTGTCGATCTCGGTGGCCTCTACGAACTCGCCGACGCCCTCGCCGAGCAGGGTGTCCGATGA
- a CDS encoding MarP family serine protease, with protein sequence MTGSGWIDLIIVVIVLIAASSGLRQGAVASALAFLGVLLGAVAGILIAPHVLVHIDDARMRILAGIALIVVLVVIGEVAGMVLGRAARSGIHSPGARAVDSVVGAGLQSVAVLVAAWLLAIPLTATTQPAVSAAVRGSQVLGTVDDVAPDWMRAIPNEFSALLDTSGLPEVIGPFGRTPIAEVEAPDGGLLEGSVPARLQTSVLRINGVAPSCQKALEGSGFVVAPERVMTNAHVVAGTAAVTVDTESGPLDATVVLFDPEVDVAILAVPGLTAQPLGFAPEPAESGDDAIVLGYPGGGPYTASAARIRETLDLQGPDIYRGGTVEREVYTVRGTIRQGNSGGPLVDPSGSVLGMVFGAAVDDTDTGFVLTGAEVSRQLEMAGVNQPVATGACIV encoded by the coding sequence ATGACCGGATCGGGCTGGATCGATCTGATCATCGTGGTGATCGTCCTGATCGCCGCGTCCTCCGGACTCCGGCAGGGAGCCGTCGCCTCGGCGCTGGCCTTCCTGGGCGTGCTGCTCGGTGCGGTCGCGGGCATCCTCATCGCCCCGCACGTGCTCGTGCACATCGACGACGCGCGCATGCGCATCCTCGCCGGGATCGCTCTGATCGTGGTGCTGGTGGTGATCGGCGAGGTGGCCGGCATGGTGCTCGGACGTGCCGCGCGCAGCGGCATCCACAGTCCGGGTGCGCGGGCGGTGGACAGCGTCGTCGGCGCCGGTCTGCAGTCGGTCGCGGTGCTCGTCGCCGCGTGGCTGCTCGCCATCCCGCTGACCGCCACGACCCAGCCCGCCGTCTCCGCGGCCGTGCGAGGCTCCCAGGTGCTCGGGACCGTCGACGATGTCGCCCCCGACTGGATGCGCGCGATCCCCAACGAGTTCTCGGCGCTGCTCGACACCTCGGGTCTGCCCGAGGTGATCGGGCCGTTCGGGCGCACCCCGATCGCCGAGGTGGAGGCACCCGACGGTGGTCTCCTCGAAGGATCGGTCCCGGCCCGGCTGCAGACGAGCGTGCTGCGCATCAACGGCGTCGCACCCAGCTGCCAGAAGGCGCTCGAAGGATCCGGTTTCGTCGTGGCCCCCGAACGGGTGATGACGAACGCGCACGTCGTGGCCGGAACCGCGGCGGTGACCGTCGATACGGAGAGCGGCCCGCTCGATGCGACCGTCGTGCTCTTCGATCCGGAGGTGGACGTCGCGATCCTCGCGGTGCCGGGACTGACCGCGCAGCCGCTGGGGTTCGCCCCGGAGCCGGCGGAGTCGGGTGACGACGCGATCGTGCTCGGCTACCCGGGCGGTGGCCCGTACACGGCGAGCGCGGCGCGGATCCGCGAGACGCTCGACCTGCAGGGCCCGGACATCTACCGCGGAGGAACCGTCGAACGCGAGGTGTACACGGTGCGCGGCACGATCCGGCAGGGCAACTCGGGTGGTCCGCTGGTCGATCCGTCCGGCAGCGTCCTCGGGATGGTCTTCGGCGCGGCGGTCGACGACACCGACACCGGTTTCGTTCTCACCGGCGCGGAGGTGAGCCGGCAACTGGAGATGGCCGGAGTGAATCAGCCGGTCGCGACCGGCGCCTGCATCGTCTGA
- the nhaA gene encoding Na+/H+ antiporter NhaA — MSDTSSVTWTSSLNRYLRAETVGGSLLLVAAAIALIWINSPFGDSYTALRDFEIGPEFLHLHLSLGTWAKDGLLAVFFFVAGLELKRELVIGELADRRKAILPVIAACGGVLLPALIAAAVGWGTPGMDRGWAIPVATDIAFALGVLALTGSRIPTSARVFLLSLAVVDDLIGIALIAILFTSGLALGWMLATVAAAAAYWFAQKKRITTPWLYVPLALFTWYAMHSAGIHATVAGVLLGLLTRVRTDPGEDYGPAERLAHRLQPWSAGLCVPIFALFASGVPIGAEMLGNVFTDPVGLAIVLGLLVGKTVGIFGSTWVAIRFRVATKPTGLQWGDVLALAVLGAIGFTVSLLITELSLTGEAAEIAKAAVLVTSLIASLLGSALLLRRGRAHRQRNEPTEGVE; from the coding sequence GTGTCCGACACCTCCTCCGTTACCTGGACCAGTTCCCTGAACCGCTATCTCCGCGCCGAGACCGTCGGCGGTTCACTGCTGCTCGTCGCCGCCGCGATCGCGCTGATCTGGATCAACTCCCCCTTCGGCGACTCCTACACCGCGCTGCGCGACTTCGAGATCGGACCGGAGTTCCTCCACCTGCACCTGTCGCTCGGGACGTGGGCGAAGGACGGACTGCTCGCGGTCTTCTTCTTCGTCGCCGGCCTCGAACTCAAGCGCGAACTGGTCATCGGCGAACTCGCCGACCGCAGGAAGGCGATCCTGCCGGTCATCGCGGCCTGCGGCGGTGTGCTGCTGCCGGCCCTCATCGCGGCCGCCGTGGGCTGGGGAACCCCCGGCATGGACCGGGGCTGGGCGATCCCGGTCGCGACCGACATCGCCTTCGCTCTCGGCGTGCTCGCACTCACCGGTTCGCGCATCCCCACCAGCGCCCGGGTCTTCCTGCTGAGCCTGGCCGTCGTCGACGACCTCATCGGCATCGCACTCATCGCGATCCTGTTCACCTCCGGTCTCGCGCTCGGCTGGATGCTCGCGACGGTGGCCGCGGCAGCGGCGTACTGGTTCGCGCAGAAGAAGCGCATCACCACCCCGTGGCTGTACGTGCCGCTCGCATTGTTCACCTGGTACGCGATGCACAGCGCCGGTATCCACGCGACCGTCGCCGGGGTCCTCCTCGGCCTCCTCACCCGCGTCCGCACCGATCCCGGAGAGGACTACGGGCCCGCCGAGCGGCTCGCCCACCGCCTCCAGCCGTGGTCGGCGGGTCTGTGCGTCCCGATCTTCGCGTTGTTCGCCTCGGGTGTTCCCATCGGCGCCGAGATGCTCGGCAACGTCTTCACCGACCCCGTCGGCCTCGCCATCGTCCTCGGTCTGCTCGTCGGCAAGACCGTCGGCATCTTCGGCAGCACGTGGGTGGCCATCCGTTTCCGGGTGGCGACGAAACCGACCGGGCTGCAGTGGGGCGACGTCCTCGCCCTTGCCGTGCTCGGCGCGATCGGGTTCACCGTGAGTCTGCTGATCACCGAGTTGTCGCTGACCGGAGAGGCCGCCGAGATCGCCAAGGCCGCCGTGCTGGTGACGTCATTGATCGCCTCTCTCCTCGGGTCGGCGCTACTGTTACGGCGTGGGCGCGCCCACCGCCAACGGAACGAACCAACCGAAGGGGTCGAGTAG
- a CDS encoding RidA family protein translates to MSHNTWSARLTELGITLPPVAAPVAAYVPAVRNGDVVYTSGQLPLVDGKLTHTGKVGAEVSAEEAKTAARTAALNALAAVDALVGLDNIASVVKVVGFVASAEGFTGQPGVINGASELLGEIFGEVGAHARSAVGVAELPLGAPVEVELMVEVR, encoded by the coding sequence GTGTCGCACAACACCTGGAGCGCACGCCTGACCGAACTCGGCATCACCCTGCCGCCGGTCGCCGCCCCGGTGGCGGCCTACGTGCCCGCCGTCCGCAACGGCGACGTCGTCTACACCTCCGGTCAGCTGCCGCTGGTCGACGGGAAGCTGACGCACACCGGCAAGGTGGGTGCCGAAGTGTCGGCGGAGGAGGCGAAGACCGCGGCCCGCACCGCCGCGCTCAACGCGCTCGCCGCCGTTGATGCTCTCGTCGGACTCGACAACATCGCGAGCGTCGTGAAGGTCGTCGGCTTCGTGGCGTCCGCCGAGGGCTTCACCGGTCAGCCCGGCGTCATCAACGGCGCGTCGGAACTGCTCGGGGAGATCTTCGGTGAGGTCGGTGCGCATGCCCGCTCGGCCGTCGGCGTCGCCGAACTGCCCCTCGGCGCTCCCGTCGAGGTCGAGCTGATGGTGGAAGTACGCTGA
- a CDS encoding phage holin family protein, translating into MSVTNANRPENGVPSSISGIPLTKVDAPTPRDASVGELVRDAATQLSTLFRAEVQLAKAEVTGEVKKGVQGSLFFILALAVLTFSSFFFFFFLAELLDVWVARWLAFLIVFLIMLVVTGLLALIGYMRVRKLRAPNKTIDSLKQTASILPSSQDGHDSDGPRHAAPRHATR; encoded by the coding sequence GTGAGCGTGACGAACGCGAATCGTCCGGAGAACGGAGTCCCGTCGAGCATCTCGGGGATCCCGTTGACGAAGGTGGACGCTCCGACACCCCGCGACGCCAGTGTGGGCGAACTGGTGCGCGACGCCGCGACGCAGCTGTCCACACTGTTCCGCGCCGAAGTCCAGCTCGCCAAGGCAGAGGTGACCGGTGAGGTCAAGAAGGGCGTGCAGGGCAGCCTGTTCTTCATCCTCGCGCTCGCCGTGCTGACCTTCAGTTCGTTCTTCTTCTTCTTCTTTCTCGCCGAACTCCTCGACGTCTGGGTGGCGCGCTGGCTCGCCTTCCTCATCGTCTTCCTGATCATGCTGGTGGTGACGGGCCTGCTGGCCCTGATCGGCTACATGCGGGTCCGCAAGTTGCGCGCGCCCAACAAGACCATCGACTCGCTCAAGCAGACCGCGTCGATCCTCCCGAGCAGCCAGGACGGACACGACTCGGACGGCCCGCGCCACGCCGCGCCGCGTCACGCCACCCGCTGA
- a CDS encoding Crp/Fnr family transcriptional regulator: protein MDEVLARAGIFQGVEPSAVAALIKELQPVDFPRGHVIFNEGEPGDRLYIIVSGKVKLGRRSPDGRENLLTIMGPSDMFGELSIFDPGPRTSTATTVTEVRAVSMDRDALKAWIDQRPEIAEQLLRVLARRLRRTNNSLADLIFTDVPGRVAKALLQLAQRFGTQEAGALRVTHDLTQEEIAQLVGASRETVNKALADFAHRGWLRLEGKSVLISDSERLARRAR from the coding sequence GTGGACGAGGTCCTGGCCAGAGCAGGCATCTTCCAAGGAGTCGAGCCCTCGGCGGTTGCGGCGCTGATCAAAGAGCTTCAGCCTGTAGATTTCCCGCGCGGCCATGTCATCTTCAACGAGGGTGAACCCGGCGACCGGCTGTACATCATCGTCTCCGGCAAGGTGAAGCTCGGGCGTCGTTCGCCCGACGGCCGCGAGAACCTCCTGACGATCATGGGCCCGTCCGACATGTTCGGCGAGCTGTCGATCTTCGACCCGGGTCCGCGCACCTCCACCGCCACCACCGTCACCGAGGTGCGCGCCGTGAGCATGGACCGCGACGCGCTCAAGGCATGGATCGACCAGCGCCCCGAGATCGCCGAGCAGCTCCTCCGCGTGCTGGCCCGTCGTCTGCGTCGCACCAACAACAGCCTCGCCGACCTGATCTTCACCGACGTCCCCGGTCGTGTCGCCAAGGCGCTGCTGCAGCTCGCCCAGCGTTTCGGCACCCAGGAGGCCGGCGCCCTGCGTGTCACGCACGACCTGACGCAGGAAGAGATCGCGCAGCTCGTCGGCGCGTCCCGCGAGACCGTGAACAAGGCCCTGGCCGACTTCGCGCACCGCGGCTGGCTGCGTCTCGAGGGCAAGAGCGTGCTGATCTCCGACTCGGAGCGTCTGGCGCGTCGCGCTCGCTGA
- a CDS encoding NUDIX hydrolase — MIPEWLRRVASVSPTDPHGLNPILNRRAPRDARVRQASVLVLFGGSPEADPIARGGLPADADVLLTQRAATLRQHSGQVAFPGGAADPEDYGAIHTALREAEEETGLDPSGIRPLAVLPELFIPPSGFDVTPVVAYWETPSPVGVVDPQEATRVVRVSLHELLDPDNRFQVRHRLGYQGPAFQVDGMLVWGFTAGVLAGLFAVSGWEIEWDHHDVRDLDVVLAELETGVVES; from the coding sequence ATGATCCCCGAATGGCTCCGGCGTGTCGCCTCGGTGTCGCCGACCGACCCGCACGGTCTCAACCCGATCCTGAACCGCCGCGCGCCGCGCGACGCGCGGGTGCGGCAGGCCTCGGTGCTGGTGCTGTTCGGCGGGTCGCCCGAGGCCGATCCGATCGCCCGCGGCGGACTTCCTGCCGACGCCGACGTCCTGCTCACCCAGCGCGCCGCGACGTTGCGGCAGCACAGTGGACAGGTGGCCTTTCCCGGAGGCGCCGCCGATCCCGAGGACTACGGTGCCATCCACACCGCACTGCGTGAAGCGGAGGAGGAGACCGGCCTGGATCCGTCCGGGATCCGGCCGCTCGCCGTGCTCCCCGAACTGTTCATCCCGCCTTCCGGCTTCGACGTGACCCCCGTGGTCGCCTACTGGGAGACCCCGAGCCCCGTCGGCGTGGTCGACCCGCAGGAGGCGACCCGCGTGGTCCGGGTGTCGCTGCACGAGTTGCTCGACCCCGACAACCGTTTCCAGGTCCGGCACCGGCTGGGCTATCAGGGCCCGGCATTCCAGGTGGACGGGATGCTGGTCTGGGGTTTCACCGCGGGTGTGCTCGCGGGTCTGTTCGCGGTGTCGGGGTGGGAGATCGAGTGGGATCACCACGATGTCCGTGACCTCGACGTCGTACTCGCCGAACTGGAGACGGGGGTGGTCGAATCATGA
- the nth gene encoding endonuclease III, translating to MDQVHATQSESPETAPRRVTGKARGPESRLALVRRARRMNRRLAEAFPHVYCELDFTNPLELAVATILSAQCTDVRVNQVTPALFARYPDARAYAEADRAELEEYIRSTGFYRNKANSLIGLGQALLERHDGEVPARLKDLVALPGIGRKTANVILGNAFDVPGITVDTHFQRLVRRWEWTDETDPVKIEHAVGALIERKEWTLLSHRVIFHGRRVCHARKPACGVCVLAKDCPSYGTGPTDPQTAAALVKGPETEHLLELAGR from the coding sequence GTGGATCAGGTGCATGCCACCCAGTCCGAGAGCCCCGAGACGGCCCCGCGCCGAGTGACCGGAAAGGCTCGCGGACCGGAGTCGCGCCTGGCCCTCGTCCGTCGCGCACGACGGATGAACCGACGCCTCGCCGAGGCCTTCCCGCACGTCTACTGCGAGCTGGACTTCACGAATCCGCTCGAGCTCGCCGTCGCCACGATCCTGTCGGCACAGTGCACGGATGTGCGGGTCAACCAGGTGACTCCCGCTCTGTTCGCCCGGTATCCCGACGCCCGCGCGTACGCGGAGGCCGACCGCGCCGAGCTCGAGGAGTACATCCGCTCGACCGGCTTCTACCGCAACAAGGCCAACTCGCTCATCGGTCTCGGTCAGGCTCTGCTCGAGCGGCACGACGGCGAGGTGCCGGCCCGCCTGAAGGATCTCGTCGCGCTGCCCGGCATCGGCCGCAAGACCGCCAACGTCATCCTCGGCAACGCCTTCGATGTGCCGGGTATCACGGTCGACACCCACTTCCAGCGGCTCGTGCGTCGCTGGGAATGGACCGACGAGACCGATCCGGTCAAGATCGAGCACGCGGTGGGTGCGCTCATCGAGCGCAAGGAGTGGACACTGCTGTCCCATCGCGTGATCTTCCACGGTCGGCGCGTGTGCCACGCACGCAAGCCGGCATGCGGGGTGTGTGTCCTCGCGAAGGACTGCCCCTCCTACGGGACCGGGCCCACCGATCCGCAGACCGCGGCCGCGCTGGTGAAGGGACCGGAGACCGAGCACCTGCTCGAGCTGGCCGGGCGGTGA
- a CDS encoding MFS transporter has product MSTSVGVEDGGSSLVAGVPRRRIVVASMVGTSIEFYDFYIYATAAVSVFPHLFFPQGNSTTALLASLATFGIAFVARPVGSVVFGHFGDRIGRKVTLVGSLLTMGIATFLIGLLPTYHQAGLIAPALLALMRFCQGLGLGGEWSGAALLATETAEPGKRAWAAMWPQLGAPIGFIGANGLFLIITLALGHDNGDPDLSSAFLEWGWRIPFLLSAIMVIIGLYVRLKLEETPVFAKAVAEGKKVKTPLAEVFKTSWRQLIIGTFVMLATYTLFYIMTTWVLSFGTGKTPAEGGHGAGFQYADFLVLQLVAVLFFAAAVPLAGWLADRYGRRSTLLVVTGAIMVFGLCFQFLLSSDGMSSGRMLFFLIVGMLLMGLTFGPQSAILPELFPTNVRYTGSGISYNVSSILGAAVAPFIATWLATSYGVGWVGIYLLIAAATTFVALLIVKETRDRSLDEV; this is encoded by the coding sequence GTGAGCACATCGGTCGGAGTGGAGGACGGCGGCTCCTCGCTCGTCGCAGGCGTTCCTCGCCGGCGCATCGTCGTCGCCAGCATGGTCGGCACGTCCATCGAGTTCTACGACTTCTACATCTATGCGACAGCCGCCGTCTCGGTCTTCCCGCACCTGTTCTTCCCGCAGGGCAACAGCACGACCGCGCTGCTCGCCTCCCTCGCGACCTTCGGCATCGCCTTCGTCGCCCGTCCGGTCGGATCCGTGGTCTTCGGACACTTCGGCGACCGCATCGGCCGCAAGGTCACCCTCGTCGGCTCGCTCCTGACGATGGGCATCGCGACCTTCCTCATCGGCCTGCTGCCGACCTACCACCAGGCCGGGCTCATCGCCCCGGCGTTGCTGGCGCTCATGCGTTTCTGCCAGGGTCTGGGTCTCGGTGGGGAATGGTCGGGGGCGGCGCTGCTCGCCACCGAGACGGCCGAACCCGGCAAGCGCGCCTGGGCGGCGATGTGGCCGCAGCTCGGCGCGCCCATCGGCTTCATCGGAGCCAACGGTCTGTTCCTGATCATCACGCTGGCGCTCGGCCACGACAACGGTGATCCCGACCTGTCGAGTGCCTTCCTCGAATGGGGCTGGCGCATCCCGTTCCTGCTCAGCGCCATCATGGTGATCATCGGCCTGTACGTGCGGCTCAAGCTCGAGGAGACGCCGGTCTTCGCCAAGGCCGTCGCCGAGGGCAAGAAGGTCAAGACGCCTCTCGCCGAGGTGTTCAAGACCAGCTGGCGTCAGCTGATCATCGGCACCTTCGTCATGCTCGCGACGTACACGCTCTTCTACATCATGACCACCTGGGTCCTGAGCTTCGGAACGGGCAAGACCCCCGCCGAAGGCGGCCACGGTGCCGGATTCCAGTACGCGGACTTCCTCGTGCTGCAGCTGGTCGCGGTGCTGTTCTTCGCCGCGGCCGTGCCCCTCGCCGGATGGCTCGCCGACCGCTACGGCCGCCGCTCGACCCTGCTCGTCGTCACGGGCGCGATCATGGTGTTCGGCCTGTGCTTCCAGTTCCTGCTGTCGAGCGACGGCATGAGCTCCGGCCGCATGCTGTTCTTCCTCATCGTCGGCATGCTGCTCATGGGTCTGACCTTCGGGCCGCAGAGCGCGATCCTGCCCGAGCTGTTCCCGACGAACGTCCGCTACACCGGCTCCGGGATCTCCTACAACGTCTCGAGCATCCTCGGTGCCGCCGTCGCCCCGTTCATCGCGACCTGGCTCGCCACGAGCTACGGCGTCGGCTGGGTGGGCATCTACCTGCTCATCGCCGCGGCGACGACCTTCGTCGCGCTGCTCATCGTCAAGGAGACGCGCGACCGGTCGCTCGACGAGGTGTAG
- a CDS encoding TlpA family protein disulfide reductase: protein MRPSTAGRWSLAALVVVIALIVAIWPRDRSDPPPATGSGPATSSAAPVDRRPQDDAQALAPLRETAALDPCPQPGASSPAPAGPLAGLVFECVGDGSSVDLAAALAGKPAVVNLWAWWCAPCAEELPVLQDYAARVGEEVTVVTVHTDPNESNALGRLADYDVHLPGVQDGSGRVQAAVGAPAVLPVTVLLRADGSVAAVLPIPFRSADEVASVVEEHLGVAA, encoded by the coding sequence GTGCGTCCTTCCACAGCAGGCCGCTGGAGCCTGGCAGCCCTCGTCGTCGTCATCGCGTTGATCGTCGCCATCTGGCCGCGCGACCGCAGCGACCCTCCGCCGGCCACCGGTTCGGGACCGGCCACTTCCTCGGCCGCACCCGTGGACCGCCGACCCCAGGACGACGCGCAGGCCCTCGCTCCGCTGCGGGAGACCGCCGCGCTGGATCCGTGCCCGCAGCCGGGCGCGTCCTCGCCCGCTCCCGCCGGCCCGCTCGCCGGGCTGGTCTTCGAGTGCGTGGGCGACGGTTCCTCCGTCGACCTCGCGGCCGCCCTCGCCGGAAAGCCCGCCGTGGTGAACCTGTGGGCCTGGTGGTGCGCTCCCTGCGCCGAGGAACTACCGGTTCTCCAGGACTACGCCGCCCGGGTGGGCGAGGAGGTCACCGTCGTCACCGTCCACACCGACCCGAACGAGTCGAACGCCCTCGGCCGGCTCGCCGACTACGACGTGCATCTGCCGGGTGTGCAGGACGGCTCGGGTCGCGTGCAGGCCGCGGTCGGTGCGCCCGCCGTCCTTCCCGTGACGGTGCTGCTCCGCGCCGACGGATCGGTCGCCGCGGTGCTCCCTATCCCGTTCCGGTCGGCCGACGAGGTCGCTTCGGTCGTCGAGGAGCATCTGGGGGTGGCCGCATGA